The following coding sequences lie in one Oryctolagus cuniculus chromosome 7, mOryCun1.1, whole genome shotgun sequence genomic window:
- the DCAF8 gene encoding DDB1- and CUL4-associated factor 8 isoform X7 — MAAAEEGCGAAAEADRELEELLESALDDFDKAKPSPAPLPTTTAPDASGPQKKSPGDTAKDALFASQEKFFQELFDSELASQATAEFEKAMKELAEEEPHLVEQFQKLSEAAGRVGSDATSQQEFTSCLKETLSGLAKNATDLQNSGMSEEELTKAMEGLGMDEGDGEGNILPIMQSIMQNLLSKDVLYPSLKEITEKYPEWLQSHRESLPPEQYEKYQEQHSVMGKICEQFEAETPTDNEATQKARFEMVLDLMQQLQDLGHPPKELAGEMPPGLNFDLDALNLSGPPGASGEQCLIM; from the exons ATGGCGGCCGCAGAGGAAGGTTGTGGTGCCGCGGCCGAAGCGGACCGGGAATTGGAGGAGCTTCTGGAAA GTGCTCTTGATGATTTCGATAAAGCCAAACCTTCCCCAGCACCCCTTCCTACCACCACGGCCCCCGATGCATCGGGGCCCCAGAAGAAATCGCCAGGAGACACTGCCAAA GATGCCCTTTTCGCCTCCCAAGAGAAGTTTTTCCAGGAGCTGTTTGACAGTGAGCTGGCTTCCCAAGCCACTGCAGAGTTTGAGAAAGCAATGAAGGAGTTGGCTGAGGAAGAGCCCCACCTGGTGGAGCAGTTCCAGAAGCTCTCAGAAGCTGCCGGGAGAGTGG GCAGTGATGCAACCTCCCAACAAGAATTTACTTCTTGCCTGAAGGAGACACTCAGTGGACTGGCCAAAAACGCCACTGACCTTCAG AACTCAGGCATGTCAGAAGAGGAGCTGACCAAGGCCATGGAAGGGCTGGGCATGGATGAAGGGGATGGAGAAGGGAACATTCTCCCCATCATGCAGAGTATTATGCAGAACCTGTTATCCAAGGATGTACTATATCCATCACTGAAGGAGATCACAGAAAAG TATCCAGAATGGTTACAGAGTCACCGGGAATCTCTACCCCCAGAGCAGTATGAAAAATACCAGGAGCAGCACAGTGTCATGGGCAAAATATGTGAACAGTTTGAGGCAGAGACACCTACAGACAATGAGGCCACCCAGAAGGCTCGTTTTGAGATGGTGCTGGATCTTATGCAGCAG CtacaggatttgggccatcctccaaaaGAACTGGCTGGGGAGATG cctcctggcctcaACTTTGACCTGGATGCCCTCAATCTGTCGGGCCCACCAGGTGCCAGTGGTGAACAGTGTCTGATCATGTGA
- the DCAF8 gene encoding DDB1- and CUL4-associated factor 8 isoform X6 yields the protein MAAAEEGCGAAAEADRELEELLESALDDFDKAKPSPAPLPTTTAPDASGPQKKSPGDTAKDALFASQEKFFQELFDSELASQATAEFEKAMKELAEEEPHLVEQFQKLSEAAGRVGSDATSQQEFTSCLKETLSGLAKNATDLQNSGMSEEELTKAMEGLGMDEGDGEGNILPIMQSIMQNLLSKDVLYPSLKEITEKYPEWLQSHRESLPPEQYEKYQEQHSVMGKICEQFEAETPTDNEATQKARFEMVLDLMQQLQDLGHPPKELAGEMIEANGDVQELIALKAMDLKRSCLTAKARVARLNPWEQGR from the exons ATGGCGGCCGCAGAGGAAGGTTGTGGTGCCGCGGCCGAAGCGGACCGGGAATTGGAGGAGCTTCTGGAAA GTGCTCTTGATGATTTCGATAAAGCCAAACCTTCCCCAGCACCCCTTCCTACCACCACGGCCCCCGATGCATCGGGGCCCCAGAAGAAATCGCCAGGAGACACTGCCAAA GATGCCCTTTTCGCCTCCCAAGAGAAGTTTTTCCAGGAGCTGTTTGACAGTGAGCTGGCTTCCCAAGCCACTGCAGAGTTTGAGAAAGCAATGAAGGAGTTGGCTGAGGAAGAGCCCCACCTGGTGGAGCAGTTCCAGAAGCTCTCAGAAGCTGCCGGGAGAGTGG GCAGTGATGCAACCTCCCAACAAGAATTTACTTCTTGCCTGAAGGAGACACTCAGTGGACTGGCCAAAAACGCCACTGACCTTCAG AACTCAGGCATGTCAGAAGAGGAGCTGACCAAGGCCATGGAAGGGCTGGGCATGGATGAAGGGGATGGAGAAGGGAACATTCTCCCCATCATGCAGAGTATTATGCAGAACCTGTTATCCAAGGATGTACTATATCCATCACTGAAGGAGATCACAGAAAAG TATCCAGAATGGTTACAGAGTCACCGGGAATCTCTACCCCCAGAGCAGTATGAAAAATACCAGGAGCAGCACAGTGTCATGGGCAAAATATGTGAACAGTTTGAGGCAGAGACACCTACAGACAATGAGGCCACCCAGAAGGCTCGTTTTGAGATGGTGCTGGATCTTATGCAGCAG CtacaggatttgggccatcctccaaaaGAACTGGCTGGGGAGATG ATTGAAGCTAATGGAGATGTTCAAGAACTGATTGCCCTGAAAGCAATGGACCTAAAAAGATCATGCCTGACAGCAAAGGCCAGAGTGGCAAGACTTAACCCCTGGGAGCAAGGTAGGTGA